From the genome of Cryptococcus neoformans var. neoformans B-3501A chromosome 1, whole genome shotgun sequence, one region includes:
- a CDS encoding hypothetical protein (Match to ESTs gb|CF183600.1|CF183600, gb|CF183599.1|CF183599, gb|CF194934.1|CF194934; Similar to gi|19114671|ref|NP_593759.1| probable aminotransferase (EC 2.6.1.-) [Schizosaccharomyces pombe], FASTA scores: opt: 1263, E(): 9.3e-77, (44.391% identity (75.418% similar) in 419 aa overlap (19-430:13-421)); HMMPfam hit to Aminotran_1_2, Aminotransferase class I and II, score: 95.4, E(): 1.4e-25), translated as MSTTPNAVIPQAKRMFDGATHKLDVWSIFTPANVPADCINLGQGFMNWAPPDWIRAESHESMDHDIMSNHYSHPRGRPRLLKAISKHYSPQFENIVARGKDLTNEEILVTSGANCGMFAALTAHCEPGDEVICIEPYFDQYFASIHFQGAKPVFVPLHPPTGKGIKHGGDWTLNIDEFAAAFTPKTKAVIINTPHNPVGKVFTKEELEQIAKVCIEKNVLVLADEVYDCMVYDGNKHFRIATLPGMWERTLTVGSGGKSFACTGWRVGWLIGPPQLTAATLAAHSRIVFCTNSPMQEAVAIGLEKAAEHKFFEEQVAAYEERRDILCSYFDQIGLSYTKPEGSYFLLVDISPVKVPEGYPIVETCKGRGKDFEFCWWLCQELKVVGIPPSEFYSEEHVNIGERFARFAFCKDPELLHAAGKRLLKLKEYL; from the exons ATGTCTACAACCCCGAACGCTGTTATCCCTCaggcgaagaggatgttTGACGGTGCGACGCACAAGTTGGATGTGTGGTCCATCTTCAC CCCCGCCAACGTCCCCGCGGACTGTATCAACCTCGGTCAAGGTTTCATGAACTGGGCTCCTCCAGACTGGATCCGTGCCGAATCTCACGAGTCTATGGACCACGACATTATGTCAAACCACTATTCTCACCCTCGAGGTAGGCCTAGGTTGTTGAAGGCCATCAGCAAGCACTACAGCCCTCAGTTTGAGAATATTGTTGCCCGAGGAAAGGACTTGACTAATGAGGAGATTTTGGTTACTTCCGGTGCCAACTGCG GTATGTTTGCCGCTCTCACGGCGCACTGTGAGCCCGGAGATGAAGTCATCTGTATCGAACCCTACTTTGACCAGTACTTTGCTTCTATCCACTTCCAAGGTGCCAAACCCGTCTTTGTGCCCCTTCACCCTCCTACCGGCAAAGGTATCAAGCATGGCGGAGACTGGACGCTCAACATAGATGAATTTGCCGCTGCGTTCACTCCCAAAACCAAGGCGGTGATTATCAACACCCCTCATAACCCGGTTGGCAAAGTGTTCACCaaggaggagttggagCAAATTGCCAAGGTTTGTATTGAGAAGAATGTTTTGGTGCTTGCGGATGAGGTGTACGACTGTATGGTGTACGACGGGAATAAGCATTTCAGGATTGCTACATTGCCTGGTATGTGGGAGAGGACTTTGACTGTGGGATCTGGTGGAAAGTCGTTTGCTTGTACCGGTTGGCGAGTTG GATGGCTCATCGGTCCCCCCCAACTTACCGCTGCTACCCTCGCCGCGCACAGCCGAATTGTTTTCTGCACCAACTCTCCTATGCAAGAAGCGGTTGCTATCGGTCTCGAAAAAGCTGCTGAGCACAAGTTCTTCGAGGAACAAGTCGCTGCTTACGAAGAGCGCCGAGACATTCTTTGCTCGTACTTTGACCAAATTGGTTTGAGTTACACCAAGCCTGAAGGATCATACTTTTTGTTGGTGGATATTAGCCCCGTCAAGGTGCCCGAGGGTTACCCTATCGTAGAGACCTGTAAGGGCCGAGGAAAGGACTTTGAGTTTTGTTGGTGGTTGTGTCAGGAGCTCAAGGTGGTAGGCATTCCTCCTTCCGAG TTCTACAGCGAGGAGCACGTCAACATTGGTGAGAGGTTTGCTCGTTTCGCTTTC TGCAAAGACCCCGAACTTTTGCATGCTGCGGGCAAGAGGTTGCTCAAGCTGAAGGAGTACTTGTAA
- a CDS encoding hypothetical protein (Similar to gi|19115907|ref|NP_594995.1| putative transporter [Schizosaccharomyces pombe], FASTA scores: opt: 806, E(): 2.2e-46, (32.359% identity (64.718% similar) in 479 aa overlap (18-492:34-505))), translated as MTDISQYQDNKDYSGHFENDDVGTIEVPIRDQYEPAFIRKTTRKLDFTLLPILTLMYLCSSLDKSNLGNAKTLGMINDIGGDTTGDKYALLNALYYVSYAPFMVPLALLGKRTRMAKLLSICAICWGISATCFAAVRNFSGAYACRFLIGLGEAGFVPLIQVYLSRFYTRRQLGTRVGIWLAMAPMGGFFNGIIAYGVAFIKSPHLESWQILFLIEGGATFLIAIIAFIMLPEDIVRCRWLSQRQKDYLVYERSLSMAPESNEVNWKHVKGTFIRWQQIVPVFMNMCQQITGALFSAFLPTFLSENGFEGANAQIATLAPYGSAAVCMIIASMISDRYRNRGWPTQFGWWLSIIAFGIYLGAPYTNRSARIAALILGETGHYIATPLIVTWTANNAGSESRRAVAVPLAVSCAQAVAVGSGYLFPAKDKPAYQMGSAVVLGLSIAGSLFTFLYQGLIWRENKKRDKAEGGPPASDFVAETNVYADDAPGFRYMP; from the exons ATGACCGATATCTCACAATATCAAGACAACAAGGATTACTCAGGACATTTTGAGAACGATGATGTTGGGACAATCGAGGTCCCCATCAGGGACCAGTACGAACCTGCCTTCATCCGCAAGACGACGCGAAAG CTCGACTTCACTCTTTTGCCCATCCTCACCTTGATGTACCTTTGCTCGTCTCTTGACAAGAGTAATCTGGGAAACGCAAAGACACTCGGAATGATCAACGACATCGGAGGCGATACGACTGGCGATAAGTACGCCCTGCTCAACGCCTTGTATTATGTCAGCTACGCCCCATTCA TGGTGCCTCTTGCGCTGTTGGGTAAACGAACGCGGATGGCAAAACTGCTATCGATCTGTGCTATTTGTTGGGGTATTTCCGCAACTTGCTTTGCGGCAGTGCGAAACTTTAGCGGTGCCTATGCTTGTCGCTTTCTAATTGGTCTCGGAG AGGCGGGTTTCGTACCGCTCATCCAAGTTTACCTTTCGAGGTTCTACACCCGACGTCAACTGGGCACCCGAGTGGGTATCTGGCTTGCAATGGCCCCAATGGG CGGGTTTTTCAACGGTATCATTGCATACGGTGTGGCATTCATCAAGAGTCCGCACCTCGAATCGTGGCAAATCCTTTTTTTGATCGAGGGAGGAGCGACCTTCTTGATCGCCATCATCGCTTTCATCATGTTACCAGAGGACATCGTCCGATGCCGATGGCTATCCCAGAGACAGAAAGACTACC TCGTATATGAAAGGTCATTGTCCATGGCCCCTGAATCCAATGAGGTGAACTGGAAACATGTCAAGGGTACTTTCATCCGATGGCAACAAATCGTTC CCGTCTTCATGAACATGTGTCAGCAAATTACCGGTGCACTGTTCTCGGCTTTCCTGCCCACCTTCTTGTCGGAGAACGGTTTCGAAGGTGCGAACGCTCAAATTGCTACTCTGGCTCCGTACGGGTCCGCTGCTGTG TGCATGATCATCGCATCTATGATTTCGGACAGATACCGCAACAGAGGATGGCCCACACAATTCGGCTGGTGGTTGTCAATCATCGCTTTCGGAATCTACCTCGGTGCTCCGTACACTAACCGGTCTGCAAGGATTGCTGCATTGATCCTCGGTGAGACCGGCCACTATA TTGCGACTCCATTAATCGTCACTTGGACTGCCAACAATGCGGGAAGTGAATCTCGACGTGCCGTGGCAGTGCCCCTTGCCGTGTCATGCGCTCAAGCCGTAGC CGTTGGGTCAGGCTACCTGTTCCCCGCTAAAGACAAGCCGGCCTACCAGATGGGTTCAGCCGTAGTTTTAGGGCTCTCTATTGCCGGGTCTCTCTTTACTTTCCTTTACCAAGGTTTGATCTGGAGAGAGAACAAGAAAAGGGATAAGGCGGAAGGTGGCCCTCCAGCATCTGACTTCGTTGCCGAGACCAATGTCTATGCCGATGATGCTCCAGGATTCCGATACATGCCGTGA
- a CDS encoding hypothetical protein (Similar to gi|38099677|gb|EAA46990.1| hypothetical protein MG10801.4 [Magnaporthe grisea 70-15], FASTA scores: opt: 806, E(): 3.3e-46, (52.459% identity (73.115% similar) in 305 aa overlap (3-296:2-302)); HMMPfam hit to SMP-30, Senescence marker protein-30 (SMP-30), score: -51.7, E(): 8.8e-08): protein MSNFYPPPRLVTARAFSSVPTTLWSTKTTDWLPGSGVPPEIFLEGPTTDAQGNLFVVDVPYGRILRCELKSREWEVLADSDGEPNGLALNDEGQLIVADYKNGLMKCDPKTGKIDPVLLRRNMERFKGLNDVIVARNGDIYFTDQGQTGMTDQTGLVYRLSPNGKLDTLLWNGISPNGLVLNPEETVMYVAMTRDNSVWRLPLHSDVTSFGIAGPDGLTVDEEGNLFICHPSLLSIFVVTKHGIPLARIVPPEGHGTSVTNCIFGSTEEDRNRLYFTDSTIGRICYVDWHCKGVTPLRASAR from the exons ATGTCAAACTTTTATCCGCCACCTCGGTTAGTCACTGCGAGGGCATTCTCCAGTGTTCCCACCACGCTCTGGTCGACCAAGACCACCGATTGGCTTCCCG GCTCAGGTGTACCTCCGGAAATCTTCCTTGAGGGTCCGACGACCGATGCACAGGGGAATCTATTCGTGGTTGACGTCCCCTACGGTCGGATACTACGATGTGAACTGAAAAGTCGGGAGTGGGAAGTATTGGCAGATTCCGACGGGGAACCAAATGGACTTGCACTGAATGACGAGGGGCAGCTGATTGTTGCGGATTATAAAAATGGTCTG ATGAAATGTGATCCGAAAACCGGAAAAATCGACCCAGTTCTGCTGAGAAGGAACATGGAGCGTTTCAAAGGACTAAATGATGTGATTGTAGCCAGGAACGGTGACATCT ATTTCACGGATCAGGGCCAAACGGGCATGACAGATCAGACGGGCTTGGTGTACCGCTTGTCTCCCAACGGAAAACTGGATACGCTCTTATGGAATGGTATCAGCCCGAACGGACTCGTTTTGAATCCCGAGGAGACT GTCATGTACGTCGCAATGACGAGGGATAACAGCGTATGGCGACTACCACTGCACTCTGATG TCACTTCATTCGGGATCGCGGGACCTGATGGGCTCACagttgacgaagaaggtaaCCTGTTCATCTGCCATCCTTCACTTCTGTCAATATTCGTCGTTACGAAGCACGGTATCCCTCTAGCACGAATTGTTCCGCCCGAGGGACATGGGACCAGTGTGACAAACTGCATCTTTGGTAGTacggaagaggataggAACAGACTATACTTTACCGATAGTACGATTGGCAGGATCTGTTACGTCGATTGGCACTGCAAGGGTGTCACACCTCTGCGCGCGTCGGCGAGGTGA
- a CDS encoding hypothetical protein (Similar to gi|46104762|ref|XP_380322.1| hypothetical protein FG00146.1 [Gibberella zeae PH-1], FASTA scores: opt: 793, E(): 1.4e-43, (43.092% identity (71.382% similar) in 304 aa overlap (35-336:754-1047)); HMMPfam hit to 2-Hacid_dh, D-isomer specific 2-hydroxyacid dehydrogenase, catalytic domain, score: 40.7, E(): 4.1e-09; HMMPfam hit to 2-Hacid_dh_C, D-isomer specific 2-hydroxyacid dehydrogenase, NAD binding domain, score: 168.4, E(): 1.5e-47): MAISPSTKGQNGILNGVANGHHINGTNGTCGAHVKPRVFALDPLHSEALTLAEKHFDLVLPGHEGENQWQEEAQGLLVRGSYVTAEDLERATSMKGGKLKYISKQGTGVDKIDIVNAKKLGIPVMNTPGVNAQAVAELAFGMMLSLARQTPSIDRKIRKGASVTKLDGWKGQMLYGKTLGVIGGGNIGLLVAKMFAGAFSGKIVLYDPYLKSLDTWHSAIPNASIHKVSEIDELLTTSDIVTIHVPLTPSTENMISAPQFKTMKPTAILINTARGGIINEEDLSQALLNEEIFAAGLDAFTVEPPSLERYPDLCASERVLMLPHIGAACESVQQATCLAMVQNLVNAFEGKVENRVY, from the exons ATGGCAATCTCCCCCTCAACCAAAGGCCAAAACGGCATCCTCAATGGTGTCGCAAATGGGCATCACATAAATGGTACCAACGGCACGTGTGGAGCTCATGTGAAGCCCAGAGTCTTCGCCCTGGATCCCCTTCATTCTGAAGCCTTGACACTCGCTGAGAAACATTTTGACCTGGTGCTTCCCGGCCATGAAGGGGAGAACCAATGGCAAGAGGAAGCCCAAGGCTTGCTCGTTCGAGGTTCATACGTTACGGCTGAAGACTTGGAACGAGCCACTTCCATGAAGGGCGGAAAATTGAAATACATCTCCAAGCAGGGCACCGGAGTGGACAAGATCGATATTGTGAATGCCAAAAAATTGGGAATTCCTGTCATGAACACCCCCGGAGTGAAC GCTCAGGCAGTGGCAGAACTTGCTTTTGGAATGATGCTATC CTTGGCGCGGCAAACCCCCTCGATTGACCGTAAGATACGGAAGGGTGCCTCGGTGACGAAGCTAGACGGATGGAAAGGGCAAATGCTGTACGGAAAGACGCTGGGCGTTATCG GTGGTGGTAATATCGGCCTGCTCGTTGCGAAAATGTTTGCTGGCGCATTCTCAGGTAAGATCGTACTTTACGATCCATACCTCAAATCCCTAGACACCTGGCACTCGGCCATACCAAATGCTTCAATCCACAAGGTCTCAGAGATAGATGAGCTCTTAACAACAAGCGATATTGTGACGATCCACGTGCCGCTAACTCCCTCGACGGAAAATATGATCTCGGCGCCCCAATTCAAGACCATGAAGCCCACTGCGATCCTGATCAATACTGCCCGAGGCGGAATTATcaatgaggaagatcttTCTCAAGCGCTTCTTAACGAAGAAATCTTTGCGGCGGGTCTCGATGCTTTTACCGTGGAGCCCCCGAGCTTGGAGAGGTATCCGGATTTGTGCGCTAGTGAGCGCGTATTGATGTT GCCGCATATCGGAGCTGCATGCGAATCTGTTCAGCAGGCTACGTGTCTCGCCATGGTTCAAAATCTCGTCAATGCCTTTGAAGGCAAGGTCGAGAATCGGGTATATTAA
- a CDS encoding hypothetical protein (Match to EST gb|CF183542.1|CF183542; HMMPfam hit to Fungal_trans, Fungal specific transcription factor domain, score: 78.9, E(): 1.3e-20; HMMPfam hit to Zn_clus, Fungal Zn(2)-Cys(6) binuclear cluster domain, score: 54.3, E(): 3.3e-13), whose protein sequence is MSPQRGHPAHDAQTSRSSSRRSGATRVRRGANGSACDQCRKRKIRCTGETPACARCIRLNKECRYAEGSSSAIAQTASYLEELQNQIRDLEARRSALRSLSPLNTARETVLPSDGGHHIDDARVHQHDQSYNRNHYQHAMSMNISHVESQERYRPTADMSNRSAELTRQTTTSSPTVSWDHHEPLRTQTHVPTSYSTTHSQNQHIDSTLNRGSQPTSPPLTTAQPTTTLDSDGPSPRYEAISTTYPKPHDRPLPSNDQILLDLPTDLGVVSILEQSSSTQIPLSSRITSLIRINRDILPPAENVWFLIAHFEDFISAAFPIFHIPTLRVWVDNVCFKGEPVEAEIACSVLLVLAVSATSLARGSPCEYLKNRAASLWEYGQKFLPPVFLPPIDEQRGLLRVQVMLIRLQYVLYNPNAGNVWGLSGAAVRASVDLGLHHESRLRGNSRTAIETDIRRRVFWIAYSCDRDLGMALGRPPAIQDEWVTAEFPSDLDDSLITIDGLLPGPPSPAKQTAIHLFRIRKLQSSIIFRLYASGQTVRNPTNEWLTDIQHLIEEWNDQKPRGRGFCSDEWLLLCYHQTTTLLHRPCPGNPTPSRDSLGKVLQGSSATMRLYKEVYRNGRISFGWLSMYHLFISGVTYLNSLWQGYRNGWRLVPSYIDALLDMQVCTSVMEGLAAETIDASALTPGTVSIRNTWEAVSERMIRQLSSHAPWDLLSRPSSPNGPNNHSSHIDSSIPLSDSSETWQAARGEGANSAMSMPNDNSGGSGTLGGGGNAMNGLMGMENPFDPFLLHPLGELSNDDWARAVASVFGPMDSTAELPFN, encoded by the exons ATGAGTCCGCAGCGCGGTCATCCCGCTCATGATGCTCAGACCTCACGGTCGTCCTCAAGACGGAGTGGCGCAACGCGAGTCAGAAGAGGAGCCAACGGTTCAGCATGCGATCAGTGTAGGAAACGCAAGATTAGG TGTACTGGCGAAACACCTGCTTGTGCACGATGTATCAGGTTGAACAAAGAATGTCGATACGCAGAAGGGAGTTCCAGTGCTATTGCGCAAACGGCCTC GTACTTGGAAGAGCTGCAGAATCAAATACGGGATCTGGAAGCTAGACGAAGCGCTTTGCGATCTCTCTCTCCGTTGAACACCGCGAGGGAAACGGTTCTTCCCAGTGATGGAGGGCATCATATCGACGATGCTCGCGTTCATCAACATGACCAATCATACAATAGGAACCATTACCAACATGCAATGTCGATGAATATCAGTCATGTGGAATCACAAGAGCGATATCGACCGACTGCTGATATGTCTAACCGAAGCGCCGAATTAACGCGGCAAACGACGACCTCTTCGCCTACCGTTTCTTGGGACCATCACGAGCCGTTACGAACCCAAACGCATGTTCCTACTTCATACTCGACAACACATTCTCAAAACCAACACATCGATTCGACCTTAAATCGGGGTTCTCAACCGACATCTCCTCCGCTTACGACTGCACAACCTACCACCACCCTTGACTCCGATGGGCCATCACCGCGTTACGAAGCTATTTCCACCACCTATCCAAAACCTCATGACAGACCACTCCCATCCAACGACCAAATTCTCCTCGACCTACCTACTGACCTCGGCGTTGTGTCGATCCTAGAGCAGAGCTCATCCACTCAGATACCCTTATCCTCTCGGATCACCTCCCTAATCCGCATCAATCGTGACATCCTCCCACCAGCGGAGAACGTCTGGTTCCTCATTGCCCATTTCGAGGATTTTATCTCGGCGGCCTTCCCAATCTTTCATATTCCTACATTGCGGGTCTGGGTAGATAACGTCTGTTTCAAGGGAGAACCGGTGGAAGCAGAAATTGCTTGTTCGGTCCTGT TGGTCCTGGCTGTTTCCGCGACTTCGCTCGCGCGCGGGTCACCTTGTGAATATCTCAAAAACCGCGCTGCGT CTCTTTGGGAATACGGGCAAAAA TTTCTTCCACctgttttccttcctccaatAGATGAACAGCGGGGCCTGCTTAGAGTCCAAGTCATGCTGATTCGACTCCAGTATGTCCTTTACAATCCTAACGCTGGCA ATGTATGGGGTTTGTCTGGGGCAGCAGTTCGAGCATCTGTAGATCTCGGTTTGCATCATGAGAGCAGGCTGAGGGGGAATAGCCGGACGGCAATCGAGACGGATATCAGAAGGAGGGTGTTCTGGAT CGCGTACAGCTGCGATCGTGATCTGGGCATGGCGTTGGGTCGTCCACCAGCGATTCAAGATGAATGGGTTACGGCCGAA TTTCCATCGGATCTAGACGACTCGCTCATCACGATTGACGGCCTCTTACCCGGTCCGCCGTCCCCAGCCAAACAAACCGCCATACATCTCTTCCGCATTCGGAAACTCCAATCATCTATCATTTTCCGATTATACGCTTCTGGGCAGACGGTGCGGAATCCTACCAATGAGTGGTTGACCGATATTCAACATTTGATCGAGGAGTGGAATGATCAAAAACCTCGTGGAAGGGGGTTCTGCTCGGATGAGTGGCTCTTGCTGTGCTATCACCAGACAACGACCTTACTCCATCGTCCGTGCCCAGGAAATCCGACGCCATCGAGAGACTCCTTGGGCAAGGTGTTGCAGGGAAGTAGTGCAACGATGAGGCTATATAAAGAAGTGTACAGGAATGGTCGGATCAGTTTTG GTTGGCTTTCGATGTACCATCTGTTCATCTCTGGGGTGACATACCTCAATTCACTCTGGCAGGGGTATCGAAATGGATGGCGGCTTGTACCATCCTACATTGATGCCTTGCTGGACATGCAAGTCTGTACGAGCGTGATGGAGGGTTTAGCTG CTGAAACGATCGACGCTTCAGCCCTGACTCCAGGCACGGTATCCATACGCAATACATGGGAAGCGGTATCAGAACGAATGATTCGGCAACTCTCGTCCCATGCGCCGTGGGATCTCTTATCTCGCCCCTCATCGCCAAATGGACCAAATAATCACTCCAGCCATATTGACTCGTCTATACCACTATCAGACTCCAGTGAAACATGGCAGGCAGCTCGAGGGGAGGGGGCTAACTCGGCAATGAGCATGCCAAATGATAACAGCGGTGGAAGTGGTACATTGGGCGGAGGCGGAAATGCGATGAATGGgttgatggggatggaaaATCCATTCGATCCATTTTTGCTGCATCCTCTGGGGGAACTGTCGAATGATGACTGGGCGAGGGCAGTCGCTTCGGTCTTTGGTCCTATGGATTCGACTGCAGAGCTGCCCTTCAACTAA
- a CDS encoding hypothetical protein (Similar to gi|46097773|gb|EAK83006.1| hypothetical protein UM05132.1 [Ustilago maydis 521], FASTA scores: opt: 746, E(): 4.4e-35, (38.651% identity (64.474% similar) in 608 aa overlap (10-596:28-539)); HMMPfam hit to Na_Ca_ex, Sodium/calcium exchanger protein, score: 165.3, E(): 1.2e-46), with translation MSLPRRVSFPPDTQEDPPVSDSPLSSPKLPEYDPQSSSTTPIVSSNLPTDTANTASAGPRRRQQPSRQVTLDARPPSAARRGTTESARTQHSRAGSRRTSNSLDPNPGLIRRVTTVLFTPPKKIGKAPTYWGSIKAAITSTWLNILLVFIPIGWALYLAKHSGGKDSISDTAVFCCTFIAIIPLAGLLGFATEEAALRLGQTLGGLLNATLGNAVELIVAILALIKCELQVVQSSLVGSILSNILLVLGMCFFAGGVRFAEQAIKSTAAQLNASLLLIAVIAVLIPSAFHFSISSSTSNTDASELANGEGADLLSMSHAVSILLLILYLGYLLFQMWTHATYYVDDAVTGSTQYPEAITNVSEKLKFRNFHRRKHDEEEGYSTATTVSEATVPPSARPGGGEVPATHGPGTVASETGNRVEHESEEEEEEEETPQMNVVCTIALMVIDTVLVGVTAEFLVDSINGMVESNPSLSAEWVGLILLPIVGNAAEHFTAVSVSVKDKLDLSISVAVGSSIQIALFVIPVIELLAWTIGKPMTLLFDPYESIVLFLSVLIVNQTLADGRSNWMEGMVLMMLYIIIAVSFWYYPGSTTATLLGCQDSSSVTG, from the exons ATGTCGCTTCCCCGCCGcgtctccttccctccaGACACCCAAGAGGACCCTCCAGTTAGCGACTCTCCGTTGAGCTCACCGAAACTCCCAGAATATGACCCCcaatcatcctccaccacgCCTATTGTATCCAGCAACTTGCCTACAGACACAGCCAATACTGCTTCTGCTGGGCCACGCCGACGCCAACAACCAAGCAGACAAGTCACGCTAGACGCACGTCCACCCTCCGCCGCCAGGCGTGGAACTACAGAAAGCGCTCGGACGCAGCACAGCAGGGCAGGCTCAAGACGGACGTCGAATAGTTTAGATCCCAACCCAGGTCTGATAAGGCGAGTTACGACGGTGCTGTTTACGCCACCGAAGAAGATTGGTAAGGCACCGACGTATTGGGGAAGTATAAAAGCTGCGATAACAAGCACTTGGTT AAATATTTTGCTTGTGTTCATACCCATCGGATGGGCGCTCTATCTTGCAAAGCATAGCGGCGGAAAGGACAGCATCTCTGACACTGCTGTTTTCTGCTGTACCTTTATCGCCATTATCCCTTTGGCCGGTTTGCTTGGGTTTGCCACCGAAGAGGCGGCTTTGCGACTAGGACAAACACTTGGTGGTTTACTCAACGCGACTTTGGGAAATGCCGTCGAGTTGATTGTTGCCATTCTTGCTCTTATCAAG TGCGAACTGCAAGTCGTGCAATCATCACTTGTCGGCTCCATCCTCAGTaacatccttcttgtcctcgGCATGTGCTTCTTTGCAGGTGGTGTCCGATTCGCTGAGCAAGCTATCAAATCTACCGCCGCCCAGCTCAACGCATCTTTATTGCTCATCGCGGTTATTGCCGTGCTCATCCCATCTGCTTTCCATTTTTCCATCAGCTCGAGTACGAGTAACACGGATGCTAGCGAGCTGGCCAATGGTGAGGGCGCTGATCTGTTGTCGATGAGTCATGCTGTATCGATCTTGCTTTTGATTCTGTACCTCGGTTATTTGCTCTTCCAAATGTGGACTCACGCC ACTTATTATGTCGATGACGCCGTAACAGGCTCGACTCAATACCCGGAAGCGATCACCAACGTCTCTGAGAAACTCAAGTTCCGCAATTTCCACCGTAGGAAGcacgatgaagaggaaggctaCTCAACGGCGACGACGGTATCGGAAGCTACTGTTCCTCCTAGCGCGCGTCCcggaggtggagaggtgCCAGCGACTCATGGTCCTGGGACCGTTGCTTCTGAGACTGGGAATCGGGTTGAACATgaaagcgaggaagaggaagaggaggaagagacgccGCAAATGAATGTCGTCTGCACTATC GCTTTGATGGTCATTGACACCGTTCTTGTCGGTGTGACGGCCGAGTTTTTGGTTGACAGTATTAATGGTATGGTCGAAAGCAATCCTAGTCTGTCTGCAGAATGGGTCGGTTTAATCTTGCTTCCTATC GTTGGTAATGCAGCAGAGCACTTTACAGCTGTGTCAGTGTCCGTGAAGGACAAACTCGACTTGTCAATCTCCGTTGCT GTGGGATCGTCGATCCAAATCGCCTTGTTTGTCATTCCCGTCATCGAACTGCTTGCTTGGACTATTGGCAAGCCCATGACACTCCTTTTCGACC CTTACGAGTCTATCGTACTTTTCTTATCTGTATTGATCGTCAACCAAACTTTGGCGGACGGACGATCAAA TTGGATGGAAGGTATGGTCTTGATGATGCTGtatatcatcatcgctgtATCGTTCTGGTACTATCCC GGATCAACCACCGCGACATTATTAGGTTGTCAAGATTCATCCAGCGTCACCGGCTAA